From the Deltaproteobacteria bacterium genome, one window contains:
- a CDS encoding enoyl-CoA hydratase-related protein: MPEFCEVERDGHVLVVTIARPEVMNAIHPPASEELARAFDEFAADPELWVAIVTGQGDRAFSAGNDLKYQAAGGKLHWPASGFGGLTARFDLPKPLIAAVNGLAMGGGFEIVLACDIVVAAETAVFALPEPRVGLAALGGGLQRLPRQIPLKHAMGMLLTGRRVGAEEGQRLGFVNEVVPAGQALAAARRWAGAILECSPVSVRTTKAVALRSLGHASLEESLTARYDEIAELVRSEDFLEGPRAFAAKRKPAWKGR, translated from the coding sequence ATGCCCGAGTTCTGCGAGGTCGAGCGCGACGGCCACGTCCTCGTCGTGACGATCGCGCGCCCCGAGGTGATGAACGCGATCCACCCGCCCGCCAGCGAGGAGCTCGCACGCGCCTTCGACGAGTTTGCGGCCGACCCCGAGCTGTGGGTCGCGATCGTGACCGGCCAGGGGGACCGGGCGTTCTCCGCGGGCAACGACCTCAAGTACCAGGCGGCCGGCGGCAAGCTCCACTGGCCGGCGTCGGGCTTCGGCGGGCTCACCGCGCGCTTCGACCTGCCGAAGCCCCTGATCGCGGCCGTGAACGGGCTCGCGATGGGTGGCGGCTTCGAGATCGTGCTGGCGTGCGACATCGTGGTGGCGGCGGAGACGGCGGTCTTCGCGCTGCCGGAGCCGCGCGTCGGCCTGGCCGCGCTGGGGGGCGGCCTGCAGCGCCTCCCGCGCCAGATCCCGCTCAAGCACGCGATGGGCATGCTGCTCACCGGGCGCCGCGTCGGCGCCGAGGAGGGCCAGCGCCTGGGCTTCGTGAACGAGGTGGTGCCGGCCGGCCAGGCGCTCGCGGCCGCGCGGCGCTGGGCCGGTGCGATCCTCGAGTGCTCACCGGTGTCGGTGCGCACCACCAAGGCCGTGGCCCTGCGCAGCCTCGGACACGCCTCGCTCGAGGAGTCGCTCACCGCGCGCTACGACGAGATCGCCGAGCTCGTGCGCAGCGAGGACTTCCTCGAAGGCCCCCGCGCCTTCGCCGCCAAGCGCAAGCCCGCCTGGAAAGGCCGCTGA
- a CDS encoding alpha/beta hydrolase — protein sequence MAAQRDPLRPGPFAPEAIEPETAALNAAIERVLAQTTPIHHQRPAEIRAARERGEGVWGPVVTVPQAKTRTIPGPAGAVPVRVIAPDAPRGVYLHLHGGGWTLGAPHHTDVPNLRLAEACGLVVVSVDYRLAPEHPYPAGPDDCEAAALWLAEHARREFGCDWLAIGGESAGAHLAVVTLLRLRDRHGFQGVRAANLLFGAYDLSLTPSVRRWGERNLILSTPIIEWFTDHFVGPELRRHPDVSPLYADLAGLPPALLTVGTLDPLLDDSLFLAARWQAAGNRAELDVWPGGVHGFHAFPIPIAERSNRRIVEFLSGALGGSC from the coding sequence GTGGCCGCGCAGCGCGATCCCCTCCGTCCCGGCCCGTTCGCTCCCGAGGCGATCGAGCCCGAGACCGCCGCCCTGAACGCCGCGATCGAGCGGGTGCTCGCCCAGACGACGCCGATCCACCACCAGCGCCCGGCCGAGATCCGCGCCGCGCGCGAGCGCGGCGAGGGCGTCTGGGGTCCCGTCGTGACCGTGCCGCAGGCGAAGACGCGCACGATCCCGGGGCCGGCCGGCGCCGTGCCGGTCCGCGTCATCGCGCCCGACGCGCCGCGCGGCGTCTACCTGCACCTCCACGGCGGCGGCTGGACGCTCGGCGCCCCGCACCACACGGACGTTCCCAACCTGCGGCTCGCCGAGGCGTGCGGGCTCGTGGTGGTGAGCGTCGACTACCGGCTCGCGCCCGAGCATCCCTACCCGGCCGGCCCCGACGACTGCGAGGCAGCGGCGCTCTGGCTGGCCGAGCACGCGCGCCGCGAGTTCGGCTGCGACTGGCTCGCGATCGGCGGCGAGTCCGCGGGCGCGCACCTCGCGGTCGTGACGCTGCTGCGCCTGCGCGACCGCCACGGCTTCCAGGGCGTGCGCGCCGCGAACCTCCTGTTCGGCGCCTACGACCTCTCGCTCACGCCGAGCGTGCGGCGCTGGGGCGAGCGCAACCTGATCCTCTCGACGCCGATCATCGAGTGGTTCACCGACCACTTCGTCGGCCCCGAGCTGCGCCGCCATCCCGACGTGTCGCCGCTCTACGCCGACCTCGCGGGGCTGCCGCCGGCCCTGCTCACGGTCGGCACCCTCGATCCCCTGCTCGACGACTCGCTCTTCCTCGCGGCCCGCTGGCAGGCGGCGGGCAACCGCGCGGAGCTGGACGTCTGGCCCGGCGGGGTGCACGGCTTCCACGCCTTCCCGATCCCGATCGCGGAGCGCTCGAACCGCCGGATCGTCGAGTTCCTCTCGGGAGCGCTCGGCGGCAGCTGCTAG
- a CDS encoding diacylglycerol kinase family protein, with protein MRVLVVGNPAAGLGGARGGAGALVRALEARGHAVEARVTAARGDAGRYAAEAEGKVDCIVAAGGDGTLAEILNGLADPGATLLAPMPLGTANMLARALGVPAAPAALAALIERGAARRLDLGLARFGAGPLLRFLSVAGIGFDAQVTEAIARTRRGRLGFRGYVVPITRTLLGYRAPQLAVRLDGGAPVACGFAIVGRLSNYGGVLRVTPEAEPDDGRLHACLFRRASGPDLFRFVLPAFRGRLGARDDVLLRPAGALEVTAPAPVAVQLDGDYAGTTPVALALAARAVPVLASRASRAAASG; from the coding sequence GTGAGGGTGCTGGTGGTGGGCAACCCGGCGGCCGGCCTCGGCGGCGCGCGCGGCGGCGCCGGCGCCCTGGTCCGTGCGCTCGAGGCCCGCGGCCACGCGGTCGAGGCGCGGGTCACGGCGGCGCGCGGCGACGCCGGGCGCTACGCCGCGGAGGCGGAGGGCAAGGTGGACTGCATCGTCGCGGCCGGCGGCGACGGCACGCTCGCCGAGATCCTGAACGGCCTCGCCGACCCGGGCGCGACCCTGCTCGCGCCGATGCCGCTCGGGACCGCCAACATGCTGGCCCGCGCGCTCGGGGTGCCGGCCGCGCCCGCGGCGCTCGCGGCGCTGATCGAGCGCGGCGCCGCGCGCCGGCTCGACCTCGGCCTGGCCCGCTTCGGCGCCGGCCCGCTGCTGCGCTTCCTGTCGGTGGCCGGCATCGGCTTCGACGCGCAGGTGACCGAGGCGATCGCGCGCACGCGCCGGGGCCGACTCGGCTTCCGCGGCTACGTCGTGCCGATCACGCGCACCCTGCTCGGCTACCGCGCGCCGCAGCTCGCGGTCCGCCTCGACGGGGGCGCGCCGGTCGCCTGCGGCTTCGCGATCGTGGGCCGGCTCTCGAACTACGGCGGCGTCCTGCGCGTGACCCCGGAGGCGGAGCCCGACGACGGCCGCCTGCACGCCTGTCTGTTCCGGCGCGCGAGCGGGCCCGACCTGTTCCGCTTCGTGCTCCCGGCCTTCCGCGGCCGGCTCGGCGCGCGCGACGACGTGCTCTTGCGCCCGGCCGGCGCGCTCGAGGTGACGGCGCCCGCGCCGGTGGCGGTGCAGCTCGACGGCGACTACGCGGGGACGACGCCGGTCGCGCTGGCGCTCGCCGCGCGGGCGGTGCCGGTGCTGGCGTCGCGGGCCAGCAGGGCCGCGGCCTCGGGGTAG
- a CDS encoding AI-2E family transporter, which translates to MPELPSAAPLPDGSRDREFVVRAARWGIVAAGVLGALLLLLWVLKAALTPLAAAFVIAYLLDPLIDWFERHRVRRSFAIFLLLGLAGGGVLGFLLFVIPRVVAEISALTEQMPAYLERFVTEVVPAVEQRVGIDLPRTLDGLLGELRGAELTVLGTLRDLLTGTLATLTGTVGVVVGLLVIPILAYYLLVQFDEVVRRIGEGVPPRHRDSVFEKVRTIDRLVSGFLRGQMLVAATLGVLYAAGFSLIGIDLAIGVGLLAGALALVPYLGNIVALGTATVLCVLKFGIDGHLLAVIGWYLVVQSLEGFVLTPRIVGSSVGLHPAAVIVALLIGGDLFGFLGLLIAVPVAAVVKVFVAEALHAYRRSSLFGDDTALASAPPPLDEAP; encoded by the coding sequence ATGCCCGAGCTGCCCAGCGCCGCACCGCTGCCGGACGGATCCCGCGACCGCGAGTTCGTGGTCCGCGCCGCGCGCTGGGGCATCGTCGCCGCCGGCGTCCTCGGCGCGCTGCTCCTCCTGCTCTGGGTATTGAAGGCCGCGCTGACGCCGCTCGCGGCGGCCTTCGTGATCGCCTACCTCCTCGATCCCCTGATCGACTGGTTCGAGCGGCACCGCGTGCGGCGCTCGTTCGCGATCTTCCTGCTGCTCGGCCTCGCGGGCGGCGGCGTGCTCGGCTTCCTGCTCTTCGTGATCCCGCGCGTGGTGGCGGAGATCTCGGCGCTCACCGAGCAGATGCCGGCCTACCTCGAGCGCTTCGTCACCGAGGTCGTGCCGGCCGTCGAGCAGCGCGTGGGGATCGACCTGCCCAGGACGCTCGACGGCCTGCTCGGCGAGCTGCGCGGCGCCGAGCTCACCGTGCTCGGCACCCTGCGTGACCTGCTCACCGGCACCCTCGCCACCCTGACCGGCACGGTCGGGGTCGTCGTCGGGCTCCTCGTGATCCCGATCCTCGCCTACTACCTCCTGGTCCAGTTCGACGAGGTGGTGCGGCGCATCGGCGAAGGGGTGCCGCCCCGCCACCGCGACTCCGTGTTCGAGAAGGTCCGCACCATCGACCGCCTGGTGTCGGGCTTCCTGCGCGGGCAGATGCTGGTGGCCGCGACCCTCGGCGTGCTCTACGCGGCGGGCTTCTCGCTGATCGGGATCGACCTCGCGATCGGCGTCGGGCTGCTGGCGGGCGCGCTGGCGCTGGTCCCCTACCTCGGCAACATCGTCGCCCTCGGGACGGCGACGGTGCTGTGCGTGCTCAAGTTCGGCATCGACGGACACCTGCTCGCCGTGATCGGCTGGTACCTGGTGGTGCAGAGCCTCGAGGGCTTCGTCCTGACCCCGCGCATCGTGGGCAGCAGCGTCGGCCTGCACCCCGCCGCCGTCATCGTGGCCCTCCTGATCGGCGGTGATCTCTTCGGCTTCCTGGGCCTCCTGATCGCCGTCCCCGTCGCCGCGGTCGTGAAGGTCTTCGTCGCCGAGGCGCTCCACGCCTACCGCCGCTCCTCCCTCTTCGGCGACGACACCGCCCTCGCCTCCGCCCCACCTCCCCTCGACGAAGCCCCCTGA
- a CDS encoding right-handed parallel beta-helix repeat-containing protein: MLRSTLPIALATCLAGVGTASAGTIEVTTLQINAPPSECELDEAIEMVNDFPNDDRFGCERQGGGDDRIVFDGGLDGTVTLDAPLPAIERTLTIDGGGADRITIDGAALYRPLTVNAGVAFTLASITVANGSAAGGNGGALQLQAGADVVLSDCRVRDNAAQNGGGIEVDAATLRVERCLLDDNQASAAGGALRNAGGVVELVNTTLSGNGAADGGGIAAVEGASPGTTSLYSVTLADNGGESVFVGGAAVLEARHTIFAEPCSGALTSLDFNLASDLTCGLSGPNDLEGAPAGLAALAANGGPTATHALQPGSAAIDAGDTDCRDASGTVLATDQRGPGFPRVTNGDGLPGFSCDLGAYEAAPEPAGAAAAAVAAAALAALARRRRRRLP, from the coding sequence TTGCTCCGCTCGACCCTGCCGATCGCGCTGGCCACCTGCCTGGCCGGCGTGGGTACCGCTTCCGCCGGGACGATCGAGGTCACCACGCTCCAGATCAACGCTCCGCCGAGCGAGTGCGAGCTCGACGAGGCGATCGAGATGGTGAACGACTTCCCGAACGACGACCGCTTCGGCTGCGAGCGCCAGGGCGGCGGCGACGACCGGATCGTCTTCGACGGCGGTCTCGACGGGACGGTCACGCTGGATGCGCCGCTCCCCGCGATCGAGCGTACCCTCACGATCGACGGCGGCGGCGCCGACCGGATCACGATCGACGGCGCCGCGCTCTACCGGCCGCTCACCGTGAACGCGGGGGTCGCCTTCACGCTCGCGTCGATCACGGTGGCCAACGGGTCGGCGGCCGGCGGCAACGGCGGCGCGCTCCAGCTCCAGGCCGGCGCCGACGTCGTCCTGAGCGACTGCCGGGTCCGCGACAACGCGGCGCAGAATGGGGGCGGCATCGAGGTGGACGCGGCCACCCTGCGGGTCGAGCGCTGCCTGCTCGACGACAACCAGGCCAGCGCGGCGGGCGGCGCCCTGCGCAACGCGGGCGGCGTGGTCGAGCTCGTGAACACGACGCTCTCGGGCAACGGCGCGGCCGACGGCGGCGGGATCGCGGCGGTCGAGGGGGCGAGCCCGGGGACGACGAGCCTGTACAGCGTCACGCTCGCCGACAACGGGGGCGAGAGCGTCTTCGTCGGCGGCGCGGCCGTGCTCGAGGCCCGGCACACGATCTTCGCCGAGCCCTGCAGCGGCGCGCTCACGTCCCTGGACTTCAACCTGGCGAGCGACCTGACCTGCGGGCTCTCCGGCCCGAACGACCTCGAGGGCGCGCCGGCCGGGCTGGCCGCGCTCGCCGCCAACGGCGGGCCGACCGCGACCCACGCCCTCCAGCCGGGCAGCGCCGCGATCGACGCCGGCGACACCGACTGCCGCGACGCGAGCGGCACCGTGCTCGCCACCGACCAGCGCGGCCCGGGCTTCCCGCGCGTCACGAACGGCGACGGCCTGCCGGGCTTCTCTTGCGACCTCGGTGCCTACGAGGCCGCGCCCGAGCCCGCCGGTGCCGCGGCGGCTGCGGTCGCCGCCGCCGCGCTCGCCGCCCTCGCGCGCCGGCGCCGCCGTCGCCTACCCTGA
- the ilvD gene encoding dihydroxy-acid dehydratase: MSEPPSPSRPLNRTSRRITQPKSQGASQAMLYATGLREADMDKAQVGIASVWYEGNSCNMHLNDLGALVKEGVVAAGLVGMRFNTIGVSDGISMGTEGMSYSLPSRDLIADSVETVMGAQWYDALVAIPGCDKNMPGCLIAMARLNRPALMVYGGTIRAGHGRGGAPLDIVSAFQSYGEYIAKRIDEDTRCDIVRHACPGAGACGGMYTANTMASAIEALGMALPYSSSVPAEDPGKAEECRRAGLAIRGLLERDLKPRDIMTRPAFENAIAIVSLLGGSTNAVLHLLAMARAVDVPLSLDDFQAVCDRVPFLADLKPSGRYVMEDLHRVGGTPAVLKLLLERGLLHGGCMTVTGRTLAENLADLPGLSPGQDVVRPWDDPIKPTGHITILRGSLAPEGAVAKITGKEGLAFSGPARVFDQEEAMLAAVERGEIRKGDVVVIRYEGPKGGPGMPEMLTPTSVIMGAGLGPHVALITDGRFSGGSHGFIIGHVVPEAQEGGPIALVRDGDRITIDAKQRTIDVEVAPDELARRRAAWTAPPLPAAARRGVLARYVRSVRTASEGCVTDE; the protein is encoded by the coding sequence ATGTCCGAACCCCCGAGCCCCTCCCGTCCCCTCAACCGCACGAGCCGCCGCATCACCCAGCCGAAGAGCCAGGGCGCCTCGCAGGCGATGCTCTACGCCACCGGTCTCCGCGAGGCCGACATGGACAAGGCGCAGGTGGGGATCGCCTCGGTCTGGTACGAGGGCAACTCCTGCAACATGCACCTGAACGACCTCGGCGCGCTCGTGAAGGAGGGCGTGGTCGCGGCGGGGCTCGTGGGCATGCGCTTCAACACGATCGGGGTCTCCGACGGGATCTCGATGGGCACCGAGGGCATGAGCTACTCGCTGCCCTCGCGTGACCTGATCGCGGACTCGGTCGAGACCGTGATGGGCGCGCAGTGGTACGACGCGCTGGTCGCGATCCCCGGCTGCGACAAGAACATGCCGGGCTGCCTGATCGCGATGGCGCGCCTGAACCGCCCGGCGCTGATGGTCTACGGCGGGACGATCCGGGCCGGGCACGGCCGCGGCGGCGCGCCGCTCGACATCGTCTCGGCGTTCCAGTCGTATGGCGAGTACATCGCCAAGCGTATCGACGAAGACACCCGCTGCGACATCGTGCGCCACGCCTGCCCGGGCGCCGGCGCCTGCGGCGGCATGTACACCGCCAACACGATGGCGAGCGCGATCGAGGCGCTCGGCATGGCGCTGCCCTACAGCAGCTCGGTGCCCGCCGAGGACCCCGGCAAGGCCGAGGAGTGCCGGCGCGCGGGCCTCGCGATCCGGGGCCTGCTCGAGCGCGACCTCAAGCCGCGCGACATCATGACCCGGCCGGCCTTCGAGAACGCGATCGCGATCGTCTCGCTGCTCGGCGGCTCCACCAACGCGGTGCTGCACCTGCTCGCGATGGCGCGAGCGGTCGATGTCCCGCTCTCGCTCGACGACTTCCAGGCCGTCTGCGACCGCGTCCCCTTCCTGGCCGACCTGAAGCCGAGCGGCCGCTACGTGATGGAGGACCTGCACCGGGTGGGCGGCACCCCCGCGGTGCTGAAGCTGCTCCTCGAGCGCGGACTCCTGCACGGCGGGTGCATGACCGTGACCGGCCGCACCCTCGCCGAGAACCTCGCCGATCTCCCCGGGCTCAGCCCGGGCCAGGACGTGGTGCGGCCCTGGGACGACCCGATCAAGCCGACCGGCCACATCACGATCCTGCGCGGGAGCCTCGCGCCCGAGGGCGCCGTCGCGAAGATCACCGGCAAGGAGGGGCTCGCCTTCTCCGGGCCGGCGCGCGTCTTCGACCAGGAGGAGGCGATGCTGGCCGCCGTCGAACGCGGCGAGATCCGCAAGGGCGACGTGGTCGTGATCCGCTACGAGGGCCCGAAGGGCGGCCCCGGTATGCCCGAGATGCTGACGCCGACCTCGGTGATCATGGGCGCGGGCCTCGGCCCGCACGTGGCGCTCATCACCGACGGCCGCTTCTCCGGCGGCTCGCACGGCTTCATCATCGGCCACGTCGTGCCCGAGGCCCAGGAGGGCGGCCCGATCGCGCTCGTCCGCGACGGCGACCGGATCACGATCGACGCCAAGCAGCGCACGATCGACGTCGAGGTGGCGCCGGACGAGCTGGCCCGGCGCCGCGCGGCGTGGACGGCGCCGCCGCTGCCCGCGGCGGCCCGGCGCGGCGTGCTGGCCCGCTACGTCCGCTCGGTGCGCACGGCCTCCGAGGGCTGCGTCACCGACGAGTAG
- a CDS encoding enoyl-CoA hydratase, whose translation MYEQILYDVDDPVATITLNRPAQLNAWTNRMAAEVKHALAAAEADPRVVVIVLTGAGRGFCAGADLTQLQAITRGDRSLVATTDLAADPGDPAIGDSFRGTYTYLMSIRKPVVAAINGPCAGMAVPIACCADLRFASDTAVFTTAFSRRGLVAEWGLAWLLPRLVGPAHALDLLFSARKVDAAEAERIGLVNRVLPGAELGKHVRAWAEDVAAHCSPTSLRIMKSQVWRNLTDSLGDAERESVRLMLESFERPDFREGVTSFLEKRLPKFGRI comes from the coding sequence GTGTACGAGCAGATCCTGTACGACGTCGACGACCCGGTCGCGACGATCACGCTGAACCGGCCCGCCCAGCTCAACGCCTGGACCAACCGGATGGCGGCCGAGGTGAAGCACGCGCTGGCGGCGGCGGAGGCCGACCCGCGCGTCGTGGTGATCGTGCTGACCGGCGCTGGCCGCGGCTTCTGCGCGGGCGCCGACCTGACCCAGCTCCAGGCGATCACCCGGGGCGACCGCTCGCTGGTCGCGACCACCGACCTCGCCGCCGACCCGGGCGACCCGGCGATCGGCGATTCGTTCCGCGGCACCTACACCTATCTGATGTCGATCCGCAAGCCGGTGGTGGCAGCGATCAACGGGCCCTGCGCCGGCATGGCGGTGCCGATCGCCTGCTGCGCGGACCTGCGCTTCGCGTCCGACACGGCGGTCTTCACGACCGCCTTCTCGCGCCGCGGCCTGGTCGCCGAGTGGGGCCTGGCCTGGCTCCTGCCGCGCCTGGTCGGCCCCGCCCACGCGCTCGACCTGCTCTTCTCCGCGCGCAAGGTCGACGCCGCGGAGGCCGAGCGCATCGGCCTCGTGAACCGCGTGCTCCCGGGCGCCGAGCTCGGCAAGCACGTGCGCGCCTGGGCCGAGGACGTGGCGGCGCACTGCTCGCCGACCTCCCTGCGCATCATGAAGAGCCAGGTCTGGCGCAACCTCACGGACTCGCTCGGCGACGCCGAGCGCGAGTCGGTGCGGCTGATGCTCGAGAGCTTCGAGCGGCCCGACTTCCGGGAGGGCGTCACCTCGTTCCTCGAGAAGCGGCTGCCGAAGTTCGGGCGGATCTAG
- a CDS encoding GTPase domain-containing protein, translated as MKPRAVVLSLVSHTNVGKTTLARTLLRREVGEVFDQAHVTEETERFVLLETEGGDRVVLADNPGFGDSARLLGRLRGLDNPLGWLVAQVWDRFADRALFCSQQAVRHVRDEADVVLYLVNASEDPEAAGYVAPELEILGWIGRPVVVLLNQTGVAGDAAARARDLARWQAALAAHPVVRRTLALDAFTRCWVQEGLLFEELRALVAEDRRDLLDALLARWRSEQRAALRDAVDAMAGLLAAAACDGEPVTRSALGAAERKRAAGALARRLEQAMAETNDALIAGQGLAGEAAEELRVELADVSGGESAAAPWRSPMLGGLVGGALGGLVADVAHGGLTLGGGMLAGALLGAAGARGLALGMELLRGDTASRAVWSLAFLERLATDTILRYLAVAHFGRGAGPYRVREQPALWRGVAERALGPQRGGLRGVFERARKEGDGPERRAIALDCAPPLAAAVHAALAELYPEAAALLARDASTGTARAASASATGVVPA; from the coding sequence GTGAAGCCCCGCGCGGTCGTCCTCTCGCTCGTCTCCCACACGAACGTCGGCAAGACCACGCTCGCGCGGACCCTCCTGCGCCGCGAGGTCGGTGAGGTCTTCGACCAGGCCCACGTCACCGAGGAGACCGAGCGCTTCGTGCTGCTCGAGACCGAGGGCGGCGACCGCGTGGTGCTGGCCGACAACCCGGGCTTCGGGGACTCGGCGCGGCTCCTCGGCCGGCTGCGCGGCCTCGACAACCCGCTCGGCTGGCTGGTGGCGCAGGTCTGGGACCGCTTCGCCGACCGCGCGCTCTTCTGCTCGCAGCAGGCGGTGCGCCACGTGCGCGACGAGGCCGACGTCGTGCTCTACCTGGTGAACGCGAGCGAGGACCCCGAGGCCGCCGGCTACGTCGCGCCCGAGCTCGAGATCCTGGGCTGGATCGGGCGCCCCGTCGTGGTGCTGCTGAACCAGACCGGCGTCGCGGGCGACGCGGCGGCGCGCGCCCGCGACCTGGCGCGCTGGCAGGCGGCCCTCGCCGCTCACCCCGTCGTACGCAGGACGCTCGCGCTCGACGCCTTCACGCGCTGCTGGGTCCAGGAGGGGCTGCTCTTCGAGGAGCTGCGCGCGCTGGTGGCCGAGGACCGCCGCGATCTCCTGGACGCGCTGCTCGCGCGCTGGCGCAGCGAGCAGCGCGCGGCGCTGCGCGACGCGGTCGACGCCATGGCCGGGCTCCTGGCCGCGGCGGCCTGCGACGGCGAGCCGGTGACCCGCAGCGCCCTCGGCGCCGCCGAGCGCAAGCGCGCCGCCGGGGCGCTGGCACGCCGCCTCGAACAGGCGATGGCCGAGACCAACGACGCGCTGATCGCCGGCCAGGGCCTCGCCGGCGAGGCGGCCGAGGAGCTGCGCGTGGAGCTGGCCGACGTGAGCGGCGGCGAATCGGCCGCCGCGCCCTGGCGCAGCCCGATGCTGGGCGGGCTCGTCGGCGGCGCGCTCGGGGGCCTCGTCGCCGACGTCGCCCACGGTGGGCTCACGCTGGGGGGCGGCATGCTGGCGGGCGCCCTGCTCGGCGCGGCCGGCGCGCGCGGCCTGGCGCTCGGCATGGAGCTCCTGCGCGGCGACACCGCCTCGCGGGCGGTGTGGTCGCTGGCCTTCCTCGAACGCCTTGCAACCGACACGATTCTGCGTTATCTGGCGGTCGCGCACTTCGGGCGCGGGGCCGGGCCCTACCGGGTGCGGGAGCAGCCCGCGCTCTGGCGCGGGGTCGCCGAGCGCGCGCTCGGGCCCCAGCGCGGCGGCCTGCGCGGGGTCTTCGAGCGCGCGCGCAAGGAGGGCGACGGGCCGGAGCGCCGCGCGATCGCGCTCGACTGCGCGCCGCCGCTCGCGGCGGCCGTGCACGCAGCGCTCGCCGAGCTCTACCCCGAGGCCGCGGCCCTGCTGGCCCGCGACGCCAGCACCGGCACCGCCCGCGCGGCGAGCGCCAGCGCGACCGGCGTCGTCCCCGCGTAG
- a CDS encoding prolipoprotein diacylglyceryl transferase yields MHPILFHIGSYEVPSYGVALTIAFAVGIAIGRRRARARGIDEERVIDACLVALATSLIGARLLWVATHLDAFAGPGASWLDAVNPFGSRRFGFSGLSMMGGVVLATLSGLGYLAWRGLPLLRTADALMPSVLLGEGITRIGCFLNGCCYGHPCEGWFCLAFPPGSGAHAAFAGVPVHPTQLYTSALGFLGFFALSALWRARLADGVVFFAFLVWIGTQRLLMDLLRFHDPGTIWAHLAGIGIPSSSLLSAALVAAGLAGLAVCARRSPAAADAGT; encoded by the coding sequence TTGCACCCGATCCTGTTCCACATCGGCAGCTACGAGGTCCCGAGCTACGGCGTCGCGCTCACGATCGCCTTCGCGGTGGGCATCGCGATCGGGCGCCGCCGTGCCCGCGCGCGCGGCATCGACGAAGAGCGCGTGATCGACGCCTGCCTGGTCGCGCTCGCCACCTCGCTGATCGGCGCGCGGCTCCTGTGGGTGGCCACGCACCTCGACGCCTTCGCCGGGCCGGGTGCGAGCTGGCTGGACGCCGTCAACCCCTTCGGCAGCCGGCGCTTCGGCTTCTCGGGGCTGTCGATGATGGGCGGTGTGGTGCTCGCCACCCTCTCGGGCCTCGGCTACCTGGCCTGGCGCGGGCTTCCCCTCCTGCGCACCGCCGACGCCCTCATGCCCTCGGTGCTGCTCGGCGAGGGCATCACCCGGATCGGCTGCTTCCTGAACGGCTGCTGCTACGGGCATCCCTGCGAGGGCTGGTTCTGCCTGGCCTTCCCGCCCGGCAGCGGCGCCCACGCGGCCTTCGCCGGCGTGCCGGTGCACCCGACCCAGCTCTACACCTCCGCGCTCGGCTTCCTGGGCTTCTTCGCGCTCTCGGCGCTGTGGCGCGCGCGGCTCGCCGACGGCGTGGTCTTCTTCGCCTTCCTGGTCTGGATCGGGACCCAGCGCCTGCTCATGGACCTGCTGCGCTTCCACGATCCGGGCACGATCTGGGCCCACCTGGCCGGGATCGGGATCCCGTCGAGCAGCCTGCTCTCGGCGGCGCTGGTGGCGGCGGGCCTCGCGGGTCTGGCCGTGTGCGCCCGGCGCAGTCCCGCCGCAGCCGACGCCGGAACGTGA